The Deinococcus humi genome contains a region encoding:
- a CDS encoding HD-GYP domain-containing protein — translation MGEDDLAQAHLRFVERLAADQRTSELREAELRVLGLALEARDRETKGHTDRVAALATQMAQTMCWSPSQTRALRWGAYLHDIGKIAIPDAVLLKPGPLDADEWAVMRGHVEEGMKFASVLGFLPETALDVVRDHHERWNGQGYPAGKAGREISLAGRVFTLCDVYDALTSARPYKAAWSPEAALREIAAQAGKHFDPVLAGVLVELLHDGGGPAHWASLS, via the coding sequence ATGGGTGAAGACGATCTGGCCCAAGCCCACCTCCGCTTCGTCGAGCGTCTGGCGGCCGATCAGCGGACCAGCGAGCTGCGTGAGGCCGAACTCCGGGTCCTGGGTCTGGCGCTGGAGGCCCGTGACCGTGAGACCAAGGGGCACACGGACCGCGTTGCCGCACTGGCGACCCAGATGGCGCAGACGATGTGCTGGTCTCCGTCCCAGACGCGGGCGCTGCGCTGGGGCGCGTACCTGCACGACATCGGCAAGATCGCCATTCCCGACGCGGTGCTGCTCAAGCCTGGCCCACTGGACGCTGACGAGTGGGCCGTCATGCGCGGCCATGTGGAGGAGGGGATGAAGTTCGCCAGTGTCCTGGGATTTCTGCCGGAGACTGCGTTGGATGTGGTGCGCGATCACCACGAGCGCTGGAACGGGCAGGGCTATCCGGCGGGCAAGGCCGGGCGCGAGATTAGTCTGGCGGGACGCGTCTTCACGCTGTGCGATGTCTACGACGCCCTGACCAGTGCGCGGCCCTACAAGGCCGCGTGGTCCCCCGAAGCGGCGCTGAGGGAGATCGCGGCGCAGGCGGGGAAACACTTTGATCCTGTCCTGGCAGGAGTGCTTGTGGAACTGCTGCATGACGGGGGTGGGCCAGCCCACTGGGCTTCGCTGTCTTGA
- a CDS encoding FAD-dependent oxidoreductase, giving the protein MSDERLPPTIEPEIAEVFTTDVVIAGGGVAGVLAALTLADRGQSVLLTDAGNEPGHELTTDIHLWGDSAKLLELQNLLKLPGTCFSPEGAVIPDLLKIALEDALLDAGVALRYGWLPVRRRGHSEVDFAAKAGRCRVHTQAILDAGSTGIATWSSGTAQLRQDVVCRRVMHLTGVNLSCVDSGAVPLPEELGTAWLARGHSSNGHILLELRWPAPPSTSAALLQARPHSLSAVRWLITHHPAFAVCRIAGMGSVARCSSRGEADQDRETGLWTLRGSFQPFPGPLELARQGARVAHQMLERSWPQASGAGQWVDAPSQDAEVDVLVVGGGSSGAAAAVAAARAGSRVMLAEMHDGLGGSGTLGGVDSYWFGRRAGFNLEVAARVAEEHAWMNWPAGAKWNVEAKALAWQRLTQEAEVNVQLGSVLLETHGGPGERITGATFATPDGLLRVHAAVVVDATGDADVAVRAGAAADYGAARDGVTMWASLAQHPRPGLTKNNFTSNVDVGDPQDYTRAIVNGRRRNPGHDHGRYLAPRQSRHLRGAVQLTLTDQLTQKRWPDVVNVAFSNHDVKGHTSSDWLRIGLIPPNLEVEVPYRALLPVTLDGLIVTGKALSASSDALPAVRMQADLENLGYAAGWAAALCAQRNVAPRHLAMRPLQEALVEAGNLPPDVLARTVEPPTAPRAEWPGWVEALNDNLRLPDLSLMEFHEVWRGPIPFVAICTAGPGIAALLRAQLGLDSPRRVTCARALAWHGDHAATPVLLQEAERLWPGGELPHRGSVPFTQDSPDHGAMPDLGYLLHALALVRDRRALPLMTRVAAHLAATPERLRDPTSGLFHYVDALCDFAERLGDPVCLPLLRGLQREPLLHGQCSREWRQPDYFAERQAMLELIVNRAAARCGDRHGYAVLTDYLEDARRPLARHAHLELTRLAGQDHGQAPQPWRNWLATQLEPLPCQPWQPQKVVEVSA; this is encoded by the coding sequence ATGTCAGACGAGCGACTCCCTCCCACCATCGAACCAGAAATTGCCGAGGTTTTCACCACCGATGTCGTCATCGCTGGTGGCGGTGTGGCTGGTGTCCTGGCAGCACTCACGTTGGCCGATCGGGGTCAATCCGTGCTGCTGACCGACGCGGGGAACGAACCCGGCCATGAGCTGACCACCGACATCCACCTGTGGGGGGACAGTGCGAAGTTACTCGAACTGCAAAACCTGTTGAAGCTGCCCGGCACATGCTTCTCGCCGGAGGGAGCAGTGATTCCCGATCTCCTCAAAATCGCGCTGGAAGACGCACTGCTTGATGCGGGGGTGGCGCTACGTTATGGCTGGCTGCCCGTTCGTCGTCGGGGTCATTCGGAAGTAGACTTTGCGGCCAAGGCGGGACGCTGCCGCGTCCACACGCAGGCCATCCTGGACGCTGGGTCTACGGGGATCGCCACCTGGAGCAGCGGGACTGCTCAGCTTCGTCAGGACGTCGTCTGTCGCCGGGTGATGCACCTGACGGGCGTTAATCTGAGCTGTGTTGACTCAGGAGCAGTCCCGCTGCCTGAGGAACTGGGAACGGCGTGGCTGGCCCGTGGACACTCTTCCAACGGGCACATTCTCCTGGAATTGCGCTGGCCCGCACCCCCCTCCACCAGCGCGGCTCTCCTTCAGGCGAGGCCTCATTCTCTGAGCGCGGTACGCTGGCTGATCACGCACCACCCCGCATTTGCCGTGTGCCGGATCGCGGGTATGGGCAGCGTCGCCCGCTGTTCGTCCCGCGGGGAAGCAGACCAGGACCGGGAGACGGGGCTGTGGACGCTTCGCGGGTCATTCCAACCATTTCCTGGCCCCCTGGAATTGGCCCGGCAGGGAGCGCGCGTCGCCCATCAAATGCTGGAACGGTCCTGGCCCCAGGCGTCAGGGGCGGGGCAATGGGTGGATGCCCCCAGCCAGGACGCCGAGGTGGACGTGTTGGTGGTGGGCGGCGGCAGCAGCGGCGCGGCGGCGGCAGTGGCCGCCGCCCGCGCGGGAAGCCGGGTCATGCTGGCCGAGATGCATGACGGCCTGGGCGGCAGCGGCACGCTGGGCGGCGTGGACAGCTACTGGTTCGGGCGGCGCGCGGGGTTCAATCTGGAAGTGGCGGCGCGGGTGGCGGAGGAACACGCCTGGATGAACTGGCCTGCCGGCGCCAAATGGAATGTGGAGGCCAAGGCGCTGGCCTGGCAACGGCTGACGCAGGAAGCAGAGGTGAACGTTCAGCTTGGCAGCGTGCTGCTGGAGACCCACGGTGGGCCTGGAGAGAGGATCACAGGCGCGACCTTCGCCACGCCGGACGGACTGCTGCGGGTGCATGCCGCTGTGGTGGTGGACGCCACCGGGGACGCGGACGTGGCTGTGCGGGCCGGAGCGGCGGCGGACTACGGCGCGGCGCGGGACGGCGTGACCATGTGGGCCTCGCTGGCGCAGCACCCGCGTCCGGGACTGACCAAGAACAACTTCACGAGCAACGTGGACGTGGGCGATCCGCAGGATTACACCCGCGCCATCGTCAACGGACGGCGGCGCAATCCGGGGCATGACCACGGGCGCTACCTCGCCCCACGCCAGTCCCGGCACCTGCGGGGCGCAGTTCAACTGACTTTGACCGATCAGTTGACCCAGAAGCGCTGGCCGGATGTGGTGAACGTGGCGTTTTCCAACCACGACGTGAAAGGCCACACCTCGTCAGACTGGCTCAGGATCGGCCTGATTCCCCCGAATCTGGAAGTGGAAGTGCCGTACCGCGCCCTGTTGCCCGTCACGCTGGACGGCCTGATCGTGACGGGCAAGGCGCTCTCGGCCAGCAGCGACGCTCTGCCCGCCGTGCGGATGCAGGCCGATCTGGAAAACCTGGGCTACGCCGCCGGATGGGCCGCCGCGCTGTGCGCGCAACGGAACGTCGCGCCTCGTCACCTCGCCATGCGCCCCTTGCAAGAAGCGCTGGTGGAGGCGGGCAACCTGCCGCCAGACGTGTTGGCCCGCACCGTGGAGCCGCCCACCGCCCCGCGTGCGGAGTGGCCAGGCTGGGTCGAGGCGCTGAACGACAACCTCCGGCTGCCAGATCTCTCCTTGATGGAGTTTCATGAGGTCTGGCGCGGGCCCATACCCTTCGTGGCCATCTGCACTGCTGGTCCCGGAATCGCGGCGTTGCTGCGCGCCCAGCTTGGCCTGGATTCACCCCGGCGCGTGACGTGTGCGCGGGCGCTGGCCTGGCACGGCGATCACGCGGCCACCCCCGTGCTGCTCCAGGAAGCGGAGCGCCTGTGGCCGGGCGGCGAGCTGCCCCACCGCGGGTCTGTTCCGTTCACCCAGGACTCGCCCGATCACGGCGCGATGCCGGACCTGGGCTATCTGCTCCACGCCCTGGCCCTGGTCCGGGATCGCCGGGCGCTCCCATTGATGACGCGGGTGGCCGCGCACCTGGCCGCCACCCCGGAGCGGTTGCGTGATCCCACCAGTGGCCTCTTTCACTATGTGGACGCCCTGTGCGATTTCGCTGAACGGCTGGGCGACCCGGTCTGCCTGCCACTGCTCCGCGGCTTGCAGCGTGAACCGCTCCTCCACGGTCAATGCAGCCGCGAGTGGCGACAGCCCGACTATTTCGCCGAGCGTCAGGCCATGCTGGAATTGATCGTGAACCGGGCAGCCGCCCGGTGTGGAGACCGCCATGGGTACGCGGTGCTGACCGATTATCTGGAGGACGCGCGCCGCCCGCTGGCCCGGCACGCCCACCTGGAACTGACGCGCCTGGCAGGGCAAGATCATGGCCAGGCGCCTCAACCCTGGCGAAACTGGCTGGCCACACAGCTTGAGCCCTTGCCATGTCAGCCGTGGCAGCCCCAGAAGGTCGTGGAGGTCAGCGCGTGA
- a CDS encoding response regulator, giving the protein MTLPRHYLLVDDNPHDHFLTQAAFEQLCPECVVTCVGSGMEALELLQTQMFQPDVVLLDLNMPGMNGFEVLQAMKANARLVRIPVVILSTSDAERDVEQAYTLHASSYLVKSESFSEFLEQLETVVKYWQTSRTVVESR; this is encoded by the coding sequence ATGACGCTGCCTCGCCATTACCTGCTCGTAGACGACAATCCGCACGATCACTTCCTGACGCAGGCAGCGTTCGAGCAGCTCTGCCCGGAATGTGTGGTGACCTGTGTGGGAAGCGGCATGGAAGCGCTGGAATTACTTCAGACCCAGATGTTCCAGCCGGATGTGGTGCTGCTCGATCTCAACATGCCCGGGATGAACGGCTTCGAGGTGCTGCAGGCCATGAAGGCCAACGCACGTTTGGTCCGCATTCCGGTGGTGATTCTGTCCACGTCCGACGCCGAGCGGGATGTGGAACAGGCGTATACCTTGCATGCCAGTTCATACCTCGTCAAATCCGAGAGCTTTAGCGAGTTTTTGGAACAGCTGGAGACAGTGGTGAAATACTGGCAGACCAGCCGCACAGTGGTGGAGAGCAGGTAG
- a CDS encoding phosphotransferase — protein MEQHARETGATPTGPVQQLRNWERSTVLQQPTQRGLLYYKAAPAPLAHEGPLLRWLSERFPGEVTTVVAIDELRGGFLMQDLEAVPLHETGDVARYEQVVHRYGEMQRAFIKDLPDIPRYASAGLAERVDGLLSRLPELPAPLGPQEIERLRALGAQLKSLCDQLAACGIPDTLEHGDFWPTNVALRDEQAVFFDFSDATVTHPFFSLRLFLAEMDSFLPHQPDARERIVKAYLSAWEGVTTPEMLFRTYQLSRPRAAFHAALLYVERILPALEAKWEMQNMAVWALHDLLRELETLA, from the coding sequence ATGGAGCAGCACGCCAGGGAAACGGGCGCCACGCCGACCGGCCCAGTCCAGCAACTCCGCAACTGGGAGCGGTCCACGGTGCTTCAACAGCCGACCCAGCGGGGCCTGCTGTATTACAAGGCGGCTCCTGCACCTCTCGCGCATGAAGGTCCCCTCCTGAGATGGTTGAGCGAGCGCTTCCCTGGCGAAGTCACCACGGTCGTGGCGATAGACGAGCTTCGGGGCGGCTTCCTGATGCAAGACCTGGAGGCGGTTCCGCTGCATGAAACCGGGGATGTCGCGCGGTATGAACAGGTGGTTCACCGATATGGGGAGATGCAGCGGGCGTTCATCAAGGATCTCCCGGATATCCCCCGGTATGCCAGTGCAGGTCTCGCCGAACGTGTCGACGGGCTCTTGAGCAGGCTCCCTGAACTGCCCGCGCCACTGGGTCCGCAGGAGATCGAGCGGCTGCGCGCCCTTGGCGCGCAGCTCAAGTCACTCTGCGATCAGCTGGCCGCTTGCGGCATCCCGGACACGCTGGAGCACGGGGACTTCTGGCCAACGAATGTTGCCCTGCGGGATGAGCAGGCCGTGTTCTTTGATTTCTCGGATGCCACGGTCACGCACCCGTTTTTCAGCCTGCGGCTCTTTCTGGCGGAGATGGATTCGTTTCTGCCTCACCAGCCGGACGCCCGGGAACGGATCGTGAAGGCGTACCTCTCGGCCTGGGAAGGTGTCACCACGCCGGAGATGTTGTTTCGAACCTACCAGCTCTCTCGGCCCAGGGCCGCGTTTCACGCGGCCCTGCTGTATGTGGAGCGTATTTTGCCGGCTCTTGAGGCCAAGTGGGAGATGCAGAACATGGCGGTGTGGGCTCTGCATGACCTTTTGCGCGAGTTGGAGACGTTGGCGTGA
- a CDS encoding sulfatase: protein MAQVIAAVPARTATANRGAADQGATFSVTLPKPPYATTCAALPWEVNMPRNVILIQLDSLNRHYLPAYGNRWVHTPNLDAFAERAITFDRHFTGSLPCMPARREIWAGVEEFWWRGWGPLEPWDEPIAYQANRVGITTQLITDHYHFFEWGAHSYHHDFSGYEFIRGHEHDNHMTAPLHREPTWARRMVTEHGESARIYLRNVADFMREADFFAPKVMSAAARWIDQNHTLDRFFLHVDSFDVHEPFHVPEPYRSLYTDESPEAFNPWPRYGRSDEGDLALSERELNWVRAQFAGKLTMVDTWLGQVFDALTRHDLWQDTAVIITTDHGHYLGEHGRIGKPASPLWNTLTHVPLHVWCPGQPARREQAITQTVDLHATVLDLLGLPSPGPHSRSFVPVLLGQRSSHRDIAVYGYANARVGITNGEWTLLRDHDPRLGAAHWYSLQVGHLDVRSHAARFERSTVFPDLVAGTFIPGVKTPHWRMPAMSSDIQHLPPLREDLLYQAGDSEQLQDLHAGHPEEVRRLEDQLRAHMSRLGVPQEQFARLKL, encoded by the coding sequence GTGGCGCAAGTGATTGCGGCCGTGCCCGCCCGGACCGCCACGGCCAACCGGGGAGCGGCAGACCAGGGCGCGACGTTCAGCGTCACGCTGCCCAAACCACCCTATGCCACAACCTGTGCGGCCTTACCCTGGGAGGTGAACATGCCACGAAACGTGATCCTGATTCAGCTCGACTCACTGAACAGACACTACCTGCCAGCGTACGGCAACCGCTGGGTCCACACCCCTAACCTTGACGCCTTCGCCGAACGTGCCATTACTTTCGACCGACATTTCACGGGTTCTCTTCCCTGCATGCCCGCCCGCCGAGAAATCTGGGCGGGCGTAGAAGAATTCTGGTGGCGTGGTTGGGGACCGCTGGAACCATGGGATGAGCCCATTGCCTATCAGGCCAACCGTGTGGGCATCACCACACAGCTGATTACCGACCACTATCACTTCTTTGAATGGGGCGCCCACAGTTACCACCACGACTTCAGCGGTTATGAATTCATCCGCGGACACGAACACGACAACCACATGACGGCTCCACTCCACCGGGAACCCACCTGGGCCAGGCGCATGGTGACTGAGCACGGCGAGAGCGCCCGCATCTATCTGCGCAACGTGGCCGACTTCATGCGTGAGGCCGATTTCTTCGCGCCCAAGGTCATGAGCGCAGCAGCCCGCTGGATCGACCAGAACCACACCCTGGACCGCTTTTTTCTACACGTCGACAGCTTCGACGTACACGAGCCCTTCCACGTCCCCGAACCCTACCGTAGCCTCTACACAGATGAATCGCCGGAGGCCTTTAATCCCTGGCCTCGGTATGGCCGCAGCGATGAAGGAGACCTCGCGCTCAGTGAGCGCGAACTCAATTGGGTTCGTGCTCAATTCGCTGGGAAGCTCACCATGGTCGATACCTGGTTGGGCCAGGTGTTCGACGCATTAACCAGGCATGACTTGTGGCAAGACACGGCCGTGATCATTACGACCGATCACGGGCACTACCTGGGTGAACATGGACGCATCGGCAAGCCTGCCAGCCCACTATGGAATACCCTCACGCACGTGCCGCTCCACGTGTGGTGTCCCGGACAGCCGGCGCGGCGCGAGCAGGCCATCACGCAGACAGTGGATCTGCATGCCACAGTCCTCGATCTGCTCGGCTTGCCCAGTCCAGGTCCACATTCCCGCAGTTTTGTGCCCGTCCTGCTGGGACAGCGTTCGAGTCACCGTGACATAGCCGTGTACGGGTACGCCAATGCGCGGGTAGGTATCACCAACGGCGAGTGGACGCTGTTGCGTGATCACGATCCGCGTCTTGGGGCGGCGCACTGGTACTCCCTGCAGGTCGGTCACCTGGATGTCCGAAGCCACGCGGCCCGGTTCGAGCGGTCCACTGTGTTTCCGGACTTGGTGGCTGGGACGTTCATTCCTGGTGTGAAGACGCCGCATTGGCGGATGCCGGCGATGTCCAGCGACATCCAGCATCTCCCCCCGCTCCGCGAGGATCTGCTGTATCAGGCCGGTGACTCTGAGCAACTGCAGGATCTGCACGCTGGTCATCCTGAGGAAGTCCGGCGCCTGGAGGACCAATTGCGAGCACACATGTCTCGGCTCGGCGTCCCCCAGGAGCAGTTTGCACGTTTAAAGCTCTGA
- a CDS encoding response regulator translates to MDDNPADRVLVQVAFELISPAAVLTCVESASAALDLLRNHGVRPDVMLLDLDMPYMDGFQLLGEVKQDARLAQIQVVVLTGYGHKEHVERAYALQASSYLVKSLDFDRFVEQLERLVRDRQVNGVLQDVGSHGEA, encoded by the coding sequence GTGGATGACAACCCCGCAGACCGTGTGCTGGTTCAGGTGGCGTTCGAGCTCATCAGCCCGGCAGCGGTCTTGACGTGTGTCGAAAGCGCCAGCGCTGCGCTGGATCTTCTTCGCAATCACGGCGTCAGGCCAGATGTGATGCTGCTTGACCTCGACATGCCCTATATGGATGGGTTCCAGCTGCTTGGAGAAGTGAAGCAGGACGCACGTCTGGCGCAGATTCAGGTGGTCGTGCTCACGGGGTACGGTCACAAAGAGCATGTGGAGCGGGCGTACGCCCTGCAAGCCAGTTCATACCTGGTCAAATCGCTCGACTTTGACCGCTTTGTAGAGCAATTGGAAAGGCTTGTGCGGGACCGGCAGGTCAACGGTGTCCTGCAGGATGTTGGTTCCCATGGCGAGGCCTGA
- a CDS encoding PLP-dependent aminotransferase family protein, with product MTALAFHIDRVKKMPLSKQIYCAIRDAIESGQIPAHAKLPSWRDLAAQLGVSRGTVRLAYERLIDEQLAVGLGAAGTRVTERPPSSSRSVTTTEAVPMSTLFRDFSTRPVVFQMGVPAQDAFPQPLWSRLAIQAAREASTAPVGYPDPRGDAALRGEVAAYLSIARGLQCSPSQVFITAGFAGALGLVTRGLRLEGQTAWVEDPGFPLTRTGLTLAGLTVAAIPVDAEGLDVDAGLRLAGNATLAVVTPGQQAPLGMTMSLARRLQLLDWARSTGAWIIEDDYLGELQLNGRAAPALASLAHDERVLHVGTFSKTISPALRLGFLVVPPALVRPFGDLAACLAPAPAGAVQRTVANFMHGGHYLRHLRRMKRLYAARRAALLRCLEEEASDALTVQMTAGMAVVTGLTGPGSDVEIARRAWPFGLAPTPLSPWSVRAPQAQGLLLGVTNINEQRLAADCRRLAALART from the coding sequence ATGACTGCACTCGCCTTCCACATCGACCGGGTCAAGAAGATGCCGCTGTCGAAACAGATCTACTGCGCGATTCGGGACGCGATTGAGTCGGGGCAGATTCCCGCCCACGCCAAGCTCCCCTCCTGGCGCGATCTGGCTGCACAACTGGGCGTGTCGCGCGGCACTGTGCGGCTGGCGTATGAACGCCTAATCGATGAGCAGCTCGCCGTTGGCCTCGGCGCCGCCGGCACCCGCGTCACCGAGCGCCCGCCCAGCTCATCCCGTTCCGTCACGACGACCGAGGCCGTGCCGATGTCGACGCTCTTCCGGGACTTTTCCACCCGTCCGGTGGTGTTTCAGATGGGCGTCCCAGCTCAGGACGCGTTTCCGCAGCCGCTCTGGTCACGCCTGGCCATCCAGGCGGCGCGCGAGGCCTCAACCGCCCCGGTCGGGTATCCGGATCCCCGAGGGGACGCCGCGCTGCGCGGGGAGGTGGCGGCCTACCTGAGCATCGCCCGCGGCCTGCAGTGCAGCCCGTCCCAGGTCTTTATCACGGCCGGCTTTGCCGGAGCGCTCGGACTCGTGACCCGCGGCCTTCGCCTGGAAGGGCAGACCGCCTGGGTGGAGGATCCAGGCTTTCCCCTCACGCGCACCGGGCTGACGCTGGCCGGCCTGACGGTCGCCGCGATTCCCGTCGATGCCGAGGGCCTTGATGTCGACGCGGGCCTCAGGCTCGCAGGCAACGCCACGCTGGCCGTCGTGACCCCTGGCCAGCAGGCACCCCTGGGCATGACCATGTCACTGGCCCGGCGGCTCCAGTTGCTGGACTGGGCGCGGTCCACAGGCGCCTGGATTATTGAGGACGACTACCTGGGCGAACTGCAGTTGAACGGGCGGGCCGCGCCCGCCCTGGCCTCACTCGCGCACGATGAGCGGGTGCTGCACGTCGGCACCTTCAGCAAGACGATCAGCCCAGCCTTGCGCCTGGGCTTTCTGGTGGTGCCGCCCGCCCTGGTGCGCCCCTTTGGCGACCTGGCCGCCTGCCTCGCCCCTGCACCCGCAGGGGCGGTCCAGCGGACCGTGGCGAACTTCATGCACGGGGGCCATTACCTGCGTCACCTCCGCCGTATGAAGCGCCTGTACGCCGCTCGACGCGCGGCGCTGCTCCGCTGCCTCGAAGAGGAGGCGTCAGACGCCCTGACCGTGCAGATGACGGCTGGCATGGCGGTGGTCACCGGGCTGACCGGTCCCGGGTCCGACGTTGAGATCGCCCGGCGGGCCTGGCCGTTCGGCCTCGCCCCCACCCCGCTCTCGCCGTGGTCCGTGCGGGCACCCCAGGCGCAGGGCCTGCTGCTCGGCGTGACCAACATCAACGAACAGCGCCTTGCAGCCGACTGCCGCCGGCTGGCGGCCCTGGCAAGGACATGA
- a CDS encoding NADP-dependent oxidoreductase — translation MKAIVAKDEASGTAGLTLVERPDPQAAINDVVVQVYAAGYVVTELTWPSAWKDRSGRDRAPSIPGHELAGVVTSLGYGTTGLSVGQRVFGLVDWYRDGAMAEYVAMESRNLAPLPGDVDFTVGASLPISGLTAWQGLFVHGHLTAGQSILVHGAAGAVGSMVTQLAREFGAYVIGTGRAGDRQKALDFGAHEFLDLEGETLEDAGHVDFVFDMIGGEIQKRSAALIRPGGVLVTVVGPPEAQPERGTAIDFVVEADRAQLTEIVQRVRDGRLRPNVGVVADLGDAVATIQSRERRLGKTVIRVRQ, via the coding sequence ATGAAAGCGATTGTTGCGAAAGACGAAGCCTCAGGCACAGCAGGACTGACGTTGGTGGAGCGGCCTGATCCGCAGGCGGCCATCAATGACGTGGTGGTTCAGGTGTATGCCGCCGGATATGTGGTGACTGAACTCACGTGGCCTTCAGCCTGGAAGGACCGGAGCGGCCGTGACCGGGCGCCGTCCATCCCGGGCCACGAACTGGCTGGTGTGGTGACCTCACTGGGCTACGGCACGACAGGGTTATCAGTTGGGCAGCGGGTGTTCGGTCTGGTGGACTGGTACCGCGACGGCGCGATGGCCGAGTACGTGGCCATGGAGTCACGCAACCTGGCGCCGCTGCCCGGGGACGTCGACTTCACGGTTGGTGCGAGCCTGCCGATCTCCGGTCTGACGGCGTGGCAGGGGTTATTCGTACACGGCCACCTGACGGCAGGCCAGAGCATCCTGGTTCACGGTGCCGCTGGCGCCGTCGGCTCCATGGTGACGCAGCTCGCCCGCGAGTTTGGTGCCTACGTCATTGGCACTGGACGCGCGGGCGATCGTCAGAAGGCACTCGACTTCGGGGCCCATGAGTTCCTTGATCTGGAAGGCGAGACCCTGGAAGATGCCGGCCATGTGGACTTCGTGTTCGACATGATCGGCGGCGAGATCCAGAAGCGGTCAGCGGCGCTGATCCGGCCTGGGGGAGTCCTGGTGACGGTGGTCGGGCCTCCCGAAGCGCAGCCCGAGAGAGGCACGGCCATCGACTTCGTGGTTGAGGCAGACCGGGCGCAGCTCACCGAAATTGTCCAGCGGGTCCGAGACGGCCGGCTCCGCCCGAATGTCGGCGTCGTTGCGGACCTGGGGGACGCTGTGGCCACCATCCAATCTCGTGAACGCCGTCTGGGCAAGACAGTCATTCGGGTTCGGCAGTAG
- a CDS encoding AAA family ATPase: MGKRNDLVEGVSGTGKTSVAEELQRRGYHVLHGDRELKDRGNPETGERVNEPAYERESDRAV; this comes from the coding sequence GTGGGCAAGAGGAATGACCTCGTTGAAGGCGTTTCGGGTACAGGCAAGACCTCGGTGGCCGAAGAGTTACAGCGGCGCGGTTATCACGTCCTCCACGGTGACCGGGAGTTAAAAGACCGGGGGAATCCAGAGACGGGAGAGCGGGTCAACGAACCCGCCTATGAGCGCGAAAGTGACAGGGCCGTCTAA